The genomic stretch AACGAGACGCCGGGATCGTGCACGTGTTTCCACTTGTCCGGCGGGGTCTCGCCGGGCGCGAGTTTGGCGTGATGCATCTCGAAGACGATGCGGCCGCCGGGCTCGGCTTCGAAGATCCCTCCGGCGAGCCAGCGGACGCGTTTGGCGGGGTCGACGACCCAGGACCAGACGCGCTCGATGGGTCCGGGGAGGAGGCGGACGAGGCGCAGTTCGGCGGGCGTGGGGAAGGTGGCGTGGGCGTTGTTGTCGATCATGGGTTGTGCGGGTTGGAAGGAGGGGGTCGGTTCGCGGCGTCTTCGGCGCGGAGTTCGCGTTCGAGGGCATCGAGGCGGCTGCTCCAGAAGGCGCGCATGCGTTCGAGCCAGACGTCGATTTGGTCGAGGCCGCCGGGATCGAGGCTTTGGATGCGGGTGCGGCCTTCGGCACGGGAGCGGACGAGCCCGGCTTCGCGGAGGATCTCCAGATGCTGCGAGATGGCCGGAGCGGAGACGGCGAACTCGCGCACGAGTTCACCGGCCGTGCGGTCGCGCTCGGCGAGAAGTTCGACGATGCGACGCCGCGTGGGGTGAGCCAGTGCTTCGAGGCTGTGCATGGCCTCGAAGATTAAGGGAGTGCTTAATTAAGCAAGAGCTTAATTGTTGTTCGCGCGTTTTTCAGCGGAGCTGGCGGAAGCCTTCCTCGACGACTGCGGAGACGCGGGCAGCGACTTCTTCGAACGTGCCGCGGCCGTCGATCGTTTGCACGCCGCGCAACTTCCGGTAGCGTTCGATGACGGGAAGGGTCTTGGTCTCGTGGTCGCTGAGGCGTTTCACGATCTTCGGCAGTGCGCTGTCGTAGGGCATGGCACGGTCGGTCTTGGAGCGCGCGTCGAGGCGGGTGATGAGGTCGAGAGTCGGTAGTTCGATCTCGAGGATCATGTTGAGCGCGGAGCCGTGTTTGCGGAGCAGTCCATCGAGGATGTAGGACTGGACGAGGGTGCGCGGGTATCCCTTGAAGATGTAGCCCTTTGCGGTGTCGCGGGTTTGTTCGAGTTTTTGTTCGATGAGCCTGATCACGATCTCGTCGGGCACGAGTGCGCCGTCTTCGTAGATCTGCTGCACGCGGCGGCCGAGTTCGGTGCGTTTCTTGATTTCCTCTTCGAGCATGCGGCCGGTGGCGACGAACTCGAGGCCGTATTTTTCGGCCAAGGCGAGGCTTTGTGAGCCGCGGCCGGAGCCGGGGTAGCCGAACACGACGATGTTGAGGAGGCGTTTGCGCAGTTCGCGGGCGATGATGGATTGGATCGCGTCGCCGACGGCCTCGATCGAACGTGAGCCGTCGATCTCGTGGCAGAGACCGCGTTCGCGGTAGAACCCGAGCACGGGGAGGGTCTTGTCGCGGTACTCGCGGAGGCGGTTGCGAATGACGGCCTCGTTGTCGTCCATGCGGCCGGAGGTGCGACCGCGGTCGAGCAGGCGGCGCACGGACTCCTCTTCGGGGACCTCCAGGCTGACGAGGGCATGGAGCGAGGTGTTGAGGTTGAGCATGAGTCCCTCGAGGATGTAGGCCTGCACGTAGGTGCGGGGAAAGCCGTCGAAGAGAAACCCGCCGACGCCGGGATTTCCGGTGATGGTCTTCTCGATGATCTGGACGATGATCTCGTCGGATACGAGACCGCCGGAGGCGATGATTTCCTGCGCTTCGAGACCGAGGCGGGTCTTGTCGCGGATCTCTTTGCGGAGGAGTTCTCCGGTGGAGATGTAGAAGAGGTTGTAGCGGCGGATGAGGGCGTCGGACTGGGTGCCCTTGCCCGCGCCGGGCGGACCGAACAAGGCGAGGTTGAGCATGGGGTGCGGAACGGCGTTTCCGCCTCGGATCGAACACGCGGTTCGCAGCAGCGGCAAACCGGAAGCGCCGCCCGCGCCACGGTATCAGCGGCCGTGCGAGCGTATCAGCGCCGCTGCAACGCGATCGAGGGTGGGAAACGCTTCGCGCACCCCGGAGTTGGTCGTGACGACGACGGCGAGATCTTTGCTCGGGAGGATCCAGAGGAGCGAGAACCACATGGTGTTGGAACCGGTCATCTGGATCGCGCGGCCACCGAGCGCGGGGATGTCGTGCGCGAGCCAGCCTCCGACGGCGTGGGGCGCACTTGCGGCGAGGGTGCCGTGAAGGCGGTCGAGGGACGAGGCTTCGTGCAAGAGCGGTGCCGGCTGGCGACGCAAATGGTATCGGGCGAACTTGGCCCAGTCGCCGATCGAGGCGTGGACCGTGCCCGCCGGGCCGATGGCGTCGGGGTTGTCGGCCTGCGGGCCGGGGGCCACGGGCTTTTCGCCGGTATGGCCCCACGGTTGATCGAGCGCGTCCGGCGATCCCGGGGCGCGAAAGCCGGCGGAGGTCATGCCGAGCGGGGTGAATACCTTGCGGACGAGGAGCGTTTCCCACGGCTCGTCCGCGGCGGTTTCGAGCATGGCACCGGCTACGGCGTATCCTTGATTCGAATACACGGCGGCCGAGCCGGGACGTTGTGCGGGTTTCGCGGCGAGCAGGGCGGCGCAGAAGGCGAGGCGCTGTGCGCGGGGAGCGAGCGTGCCTTGGTCTTTCCAGGCCTGTCGCCAAGCTCGTGTGGGTGGGTCGGCCGGTAGTCCGCCGACGTGCGCGAGGAGTTGCTCGAGCGTGACGTCGCGGTAGCCGGGGTGGATGTCCGAGATCGTCTCGCCCAAGACGTCTCCGACGGTCGAGGTCCACTGGAGCGTGCCTTCTTCGACGAGGATCGCGGCGAGGGTGGCGGTCATCGGTTTGGTGCACGAGCCGAGGTGGTATTTGTCGTCGATGGTGACGGGGGTCGTGTCGCCTTTCTTGCGCACGCCCACGGCGGCCGCGCCGAGATCGGAGTCCGCCCGGACTGCGGCGGCGGCGATCGAAGGCAGGCCGGATTCGTCGACGAGGGTCTGCAGGAGCGCTGCGAGTTCTTCGCTCTCGGCGGCGACAGCGGGAGAAACGGGGAGGGTGGCTCCGAGGAAACCGGCGAGGAACAGGGTCGGCTTGATCATGAGTGCAAAGGGGGAGTGGTTGCGTGGTGGAAGTCGACAGAATCGGACCGAGCTTTCCGGAGGTATCGTTTTCTGATACCGGGCGGGTCGTCGTGGATACCAAATCGGGCGAGATCGAGGCCGGACTGTGGTTGAGGTCGCTGAAGTCGGCGCTGCACGAACGGGGCATCGGTTATGCGGAGGTCGCGCGGGAGCTCGGGGTCTCGTTGCCGACGGTGAAGCGGCTGCTGAACAAGCCGGGGCTGCCGTTCGATCGGCTGGTGAGCTTGTGTCGGCTGGCCGGGCTGGAGTTGTCGGAGTTGGCTGCGCGGGTCGAGCGGGAGCGGCCGCGCCATTACCTTTTCGACGACGTGCAGGACCGGCTTTTCGCGGAACGGCCCGAGTACATGACGTATTTCGTGTGCTTGGCGGAAGCAGGGGAGACGCCGTTGGAGATCGAGGCGAGGGTGGGTCTGAGTCGGTTGAGCACGGAGCGCTACTTGATCGGTTTGGAGCGCGCGGGTTTGTTGGAGCGCGAGGAGGAATTGCGTGTGAGGTTGAAAGTGCGACCGCCGTTCGGCTTTGCACCCGGGAGTCGTGTGCTGCGTCGCCGGCAGGCACGCTTCATGGAGAGAGTCACGGCGCGGGTCTCCTCGGGCGAGGCAGGCCGGCATTTCGCGTTGATGAAACCGCTGCGACTCGCCCCGGCACTCTATCGCGAGATGACCAAGGACTTGTTGGAAGTCTTGGACCGTTACTCGCTTTTCAGCGCGCGGACGCGTCCCGGAGACGAAATGGAGGACTGGAGTTTGGCGATCGCGGTCGCGCCGAGCGAGGCGGAGCACGAGGTTCCGATCGTCGAGCAGAGCGAGAGTTGGCGGGTGTGAGTCGACTGTGATTCCGCGGTCGTTTGCGAAAGTGTGGGATTCGGTTATCCGGGGGGGGGGTATGTTTCGTCGGTCGTATTTGCTCACCGCGCTCCTCTCGTTCGCCGGTTTGGCGGCCGCGCTCACGCTTTCCGCCATGGAATCGAAGAAGAAGTCCAAGTCCGCCGTGTCGGCGCCTGCGTCCGAGGCCGCGTATTGTCCGCCCGACGATACGCTTTCCGCGTGCGGTCTACCTTCCCAAGTGGTGATCGACATGAGCAAGGCGCGGGTGCAGCGCACCGAGGCGGAGTGGCGTGAACGCCTGACGCCCGAACAGTTTCGCGTGGCGCGCGAGCAAGGGACCGAACCGCCGTTTCGCAACGCCTACTGGAATCACAAGGCCGACGGTGTGTATTTCTGCGTCGGTTGCGACACGCCGCTGTTCGACTCGCGACACAAGTTCGACTCGGGGACCGGTTGGCCGAGCTTTTGGCAGCCGCTGGAGAAGGCGTTTCTCGGGGAGGAGCGCGACACGAGTTGGGGCATGGTCCGCACGGAGAGCCATTGTGCGGTGTGCGGGAGTCACCTCGGCCACGTCTTCGACGACGGTCCGCGGCCGACCGGGCTGCGTTACTGCATCAACAGCGCTTCTTTGCGCTTCATGCCGCGCGCGGAGTACGACGTGTGGGCGTCGAAGAACAGCCCGCAGCCGTAGTAGGTTCGGCGACCGCGAGGTCAGGGTGTATTGAGCCGCCAAATCGTGGCGTTCAAGACTGTCGCGAAACTCACCCACGCGACGTATGGGGCCCACAGGTATCCGGCAATACGGTCCGTGCGTGCGAAGCGCACGAGTAGGACGACGAGCAGGGACCAGAGGACGACGATTTCGATCAGGGCGAGATCCGGGCGGCGCATGCCGAAGAAGAGGATCGACCAGAGGGCGTTGAGAGCGAGTTGGGCACCGAACAGGCGCAGTGTGCGAGAGGCTTCGATACCGTTCTGCACACGCCAGACACGCCAAGCCGCGACCGACATCGCAATGTAGAGTGCGGTCCAGACCGGTCCGAAGATCCAATCGGGTGGATTCCATGCCGGTTTGCGCAGCGTGGGGTACCACTCGCTTACGCCGCTGGATGTCGCCAGCGAACCGACCGCGGCGGCGGCGAACGAGCCGAGGAGAAAGGCGACCAGGAATCCCCAGTGCTGGTGCGGGCGACGTCCGTGCATGAGGCTGTCACCATGCACGGAAACGCTCGAGCCGCCAGCGGTGGGTCTCAACTGGTGGTGTCGGTGTCGTTGCCTCGGTCGAGGGCGTCGGGGGCGTCGCGGCGGGAGAGGGTGGCACCGGTTGTGGCGAGAACGGCGCGGTAGGCCTCGGCGGCGGTCTCTTGGCGCACGGGCCAACCGGTGACCGGGTGTCGACGCGGGCGAGGCGTTTCAGGTCAGGCTCGACCTTCGTGCCTATCGAGTGGTCGAGAGCGAGACCTCGGGTGCGCCTTCGACGAGGTTACCGGCGACGCATCAATTGCCCGGGCGAGGCGGGGTGGGTCAGGTGCAGATGCCGTCTCCCGGCGCACGTCTGACCTGTGATGGTCGTTTTCGCGTTGTGGTTGTTCAGGTGGGAATCGAGCCGGACGACGAAGAGGGTGGGGCATGGCCGGGTTCCGGTGTGCCGAAGGGGGTAGAACGGCCGTGGTTTTGCAGCAAATACGGGCGGCTGTCGGGCTTTGAGGAAACAGCGCGCCATCGGTCGTGCCTCAATCCGCACGAGTCGCCACTTGTTGGTTTGTGTTGCCGGTGAAGGCGGGAGATTCGTGGCTGGGTCGATGGGAGGCGAGCAGCACAGGCCGGCATTTTTGGGGGGAGGCGCACGGCACGGGTGGCTCGTGCAGGTCTGGGTTTGGTTCTTGTCCATCGGGGTTTGGGCGGGCGAGTTGTCAGGTGCCGAGCCCGCGATCGCAGATACTCCGATGCGGATCGAGATCCCGGTCTTTTCGGGTGGTTACGGCACCGTGTTTTACGAGGAGTCCGCGCGTCTCTTCGGTGAACTTTGGCCCGGCGTGGAGATTTTCGTGCACGGCGATCCGCGGATGCACGACAAGATGCGCGTGCGTGCGATCGACGGGAGTCTGCCGGATGCGACCTCAGCCGACCTGCCGTGGCTCAATCTGGTGCGTGCGGGCAAGGTCGTCGATCTGACCCAGTACCTCGACGGACCCAACTGGGAGGGCGATACCCGCTGGCGGGACACTTTCCTGCCGGGGGCCTTGGAGACTTGGACGCTCGACGGGCGCACCTATGGCCTGCCTCTTGCGCAGAGCGCGTGGACGTTGTTCTACGACAAGGGGTTGTTTCGCTCCCGGGGCTGGGAGGAGCCGCGTACGTGGGATGAATTCTTCGCGCTTTGCGAGCGGATGAAGGCGGGAGGCGTCGCTCCCGTCGCGCTGCCCGGGGTGTATCTGCGTTACGGGGACGCCTTTCTGCGCGCGGCGTTCTACAGCCGCGCGGGTGCCGAGGCGTGGCGCGCTTACAATGCGCTCGTGCCGGGAGCGCGGACCGATCCGCGTTTCGTGGAGGCGGCGGAAGTCTTCCGGCGCGTGACGGATGGCAACCTCGTGCCCGGATGGGAAGGGATGACGCACACGGCGGCGCAACTGGCGTTCTTGCAAGGGCGTGCGGGAATGGTCGTCTCGGGCTCTTGGTTCGTGAACGAAATGGCGGGCAAGTTTCCCGAGGGGTTCGAACTGGGGGCGATGAACTTTCCGGTCTTCGCCGATGGGGTGGGCGAGCCTACCGCGATCCAAGGGAGCAACGAATTCCTCTTCGTCTTCGACCGCGGCGAGCCGAAGCGGGAACGCGCGACGGTGGACTTTCTGCGTTTCTTGACCTCGCGCGATCGGGCCACGGCGTTCGTGCGGGCGACGGATTCGCCGGTGGCGGTGAGAGGGATTCCGGAAGAGGCGTTTTCCCCGCGCATGCGGGAGACGGCAGCGATGTTGGCGCGTGCGCAGGCTTCGTTCGGCGCTCCTCCAAACATGTTGCAGCCGCCCGGCATGAACCAAGCGCTGACCGATGCGCGGCAGGCACTGGTGGACGGGCGGATCGATGCGGCCGGCTTCGGAGCTCGGCTCGAAGCTGCGGCGGAGGTCGCCCGGCAGCGGCGTGCGGAGGGGGGCGAGCGGGACGTGCGCGTGGTGCCCCGGGATACGTGGCGCGGTTGGGCGTTGCTCGCCGGGGTCGGTGCGGCGTGCGTGTGGATCGCCGTCGCGGTCAGGCGCCGGCTTCGCTTCGGGACGCATCGCGAAGCAGGTGACGAGGGGGGGCGCAACGAGTGGTTTGGCCCACTGCGTGCGCGGTTGGCGATCGGGTTCGTCGGGCCGGCGGTGGCGATCTTCGTGGTCATCGTGCTGTTGCCCGGCTTGGGGTCGTTCTTGTGGGCTTTGACCGACTGGGACGCGCTCGGGCCGCGGACGTGGGCGGGCGCGAAGCATTTTCGGTGGCTGGTCTTCGAGAGCGAGGTGTTCTGGCAGGCGTTGGCGAACAACGCGTTTCTCATGGTCGTGCCCGCGTTGTTCGTCGTGCCGTTGGCGCTGCTCTTCGCGACCTTGATCCAGCGTGGAGTGGCGGGTGCGGGGTTGTTTCGCGCCTGTTTTCTGTTTCCCAACATTCTCGGAGGTGTCGCGGCGACGCTCATCTGGCTGGCCGCCTACGATCCGGCGAACGGGTTTTTGAACCACGCGCTGGTCGAGACGGGCCGGTTGATGGCGGCGATGACCGGGGACTGGTTTTTGCCCCGCTGGTTGCTCGGCTTCGAGCACTACGCGTGGCTCGCGACGGGGCGGCTCTATTGGGCGCTCATCCCGATCTACGTGTGGCTCACGACCGGGTTCAATCTCGTGCTCTATCTCGCGGCCATGCAGGGAATAGACCGGCAACTCTACGAGGCGGCGGAGATCGACGGGGCAGGCGCCGTGGCCCAATTTTTCCGAATCACGCTGCCGTTGATCGCGGAAGTGATCGCGATCTCGGTGGTGTTTCTGGTCATCGGAGGTCTCAACACGTTCGAGATGGTTTGGTTGCTCACCGCTCAGGATCCGACCAGCCAGAACCAAGTGCTCGCGACTTGGATGGTCTCGACCATGTTCAAGGAGTTCGACATCGGGCGCGCGACGGCGATCGCGGTGGTGATGTTCGTGCTCGTGGCCGCGGGATCCGGGATCGCGTTGCTCGGGTTGCGCAAGGGAGGAGGGGCGCGATGAACGGCGTTGTTCGGAACGCGGGTGAGCCCCGGCGATTTTCGATCGGTCGCGGAGTGGTCTTCGTGGCACTCGTGGGTTACCTCGCTTGGACCGTGCTGCCAATGCTTTGGGTGGCGGCAAGCGCGCTGAAGAGTGATGCGGACATCTTCCACCGACCGTTGGCGTTGTTCGGTGCCGAGGGTCTGCAATGGTCCAACTTCGCGCGCGCGTGGGGCGAGGGGCATTTCGGGAAGTACTTTCTGACGAGTGTCTGGGTCACCGTCTTGTCGGTGGCCGGCATTCTCTTGCTGGGGTCGATGTCGGCCTACGCCTTGAGTCGGTTTTTGCATCGGGTCGGGCGAGTTACCTACTGGATGTTTCTCGCCGGCCTGATGATCCCGGCGCAACTGAGCATCATCCCGCTCTTCTTCTTTCTGCGGTCGCTCGGGTGGCTCAACTCCGCCGGCGGACTCGTGGTCGTCTACATCGCCAATGGCCTGCCGTTCGCCGTCTTCATCCTCGCCGGATTTTTTCGAGGCCTCCCGCGCACCTTCTACGAGGCCGCGGTCATCGACGGTTGCAGCGATGCCGGTGCGTTTTGGCGGGTCATCCTGCCGCTGGCACGCCCAGGGCTGGTGACGGTGGCGATCTTCCAATTCATCGGAATCTGGAAGGAGTACTTCTATGCCTTCATGTTCCTCTCCGGCGGGGGACCGGACGGCGTGAAGACCCTTCCGCTGGCGTTGGCCAACCTCGCCATCACCTCCCAATACCGCACCGACTACGGCGTGCTCTTCGCGGGTTTGGTGATCGTCGTCCTACCGATCCTTTTTGTTTACCTGTTGGTTCAAAAGCATTTGGTGCGCGGAATCACGGCAGGGGCGTTGAAGGGGTAGCACCTTCTGTGTGCGTGCGTGATGCGGTGAGACTCGGGGCCGCTTGATGAGTATCACTTATGCACGCATGTGCACGTCGAATGGTTGTGCGTGCCCTTTGCAAACGATCGCATTCCAGTGGCGGTGGCATGCGACCTGTTGCAATTCCGTCGCAAAAAAGGTTTGTTTCGCCGCTCCCAATCAAACATCTGTCAAATTCATAACGAATTGGTCAGCCACTTGCTTGGGGGACCTTTCACCACGCCGCTCGCCGCGGGGCACCGAGGCGGACGGTACGACTAACTACACCATGCAGACTGTTACTATGAACAGGACCAGAGACTGGAGACGAAAGTCATTCGTCGTGGCAGCTTCGACCGTGCTGCTCACCTTGGGTCTGAACGCCCAAACTTCCGCGCCGTCGTCGACCTCCGCCGAGGAGGAAGAGTCGGAAAAGCTCGAAAAGATCTCCGTCGTCGGTTCGCGCATCAAGCGCCTCGACGCCGAGACTCCTCAGCCTGTGCTGCGCATCGACCGCGAGTCGCTTCAAAACACCGGCTTCTCGAACTTGGGTGACGCCCTCCGCGCGCTGCCGTTCAGCAACGCGGTCTCCATCACCCCCGACGATTCGAACGTCGGTTTCGCCTCCGGCACCTCGTCGATCAACCTGCGCGGTCTCGGCAACAACCAGACGCTCATCCTGATCAACGGTCGCCGGGCGGTGCCTTCTGGTGCTGGTGCCTTCAACGGATTCCAGTCGGTCATCGACCTCAACCAGATGCCGACTTCGGCCGTAGACTCGATCGAAGTGCTGAAGGACGGCGCATCGGCCATCTACGGTTCCGACGCAGTCGCCGGCGTGATCAACATCAACCTGCGCAAGGACTACGTCGGAGCAGCTCTCGACGTTTCCTACGGCAACCTCTTCACGACCGATTCGGGTGAGACGAGTGTGTTCGCGATCTTCGGTGCCGCCGCTGGAAAGACGAGCATCACGATCACTGCGAACTACTTCAAAAAGAACTCCGTCGCCAATCGCGACATCGACTTCGCCAGCTCGGCCGACATGCGTCAGGACAAGACCGCGCCGGGACAGGTCGAGTTCGACCCCACGGGAACCTTCTACACCGGCATCGACTGGCGTTCCTCCAGCTCCTTCCCGGCTCGCTTCTTCGTGCCGGGCTCGAACAACCTTCGTAGTTTCGTTTCCCCGACGACCGATCCGAATCCGGCCAATCAAGCGCCCATCTCTCGCGTGACCGGGGCTGGTTTGTACGATTACCAGCAAGTCTCTTGGATGTATC from Opitutales bacterium ASA1 encodes the following:
- a CDS encoding metalloregulator ArsR/SmtB family transcription factor; the encoded protein is MHSLEALAHPTRRRIVELLAERDRTAGELVREFAVSAPAISQHLEILREAGLVRSRAEGRTRIQSLDPGGLDQIDVWLERMRAFWSSRLDALERELRAEDAANRPPPSNPHNP
- a CDS encoding carbohydrate ABC transporter permease gives rise to the protein MVFVALVGYLAWTVLPMLWVAASALKSDADIFHRPLALFGAEGLQWSNFARAWGEGHFGKYFLTSVWVTVLSVAGILLLGSMSAYALSRFLHRVGRVTYWMFLAGLMIPAQLSIIPLFFFLRSLGWLNSAGGLVVVYIANGLPFAVFILAGFFRGLPRTFYEAAVIDGCSDAGAFWRVILPLARPGLVTVAIFQFIGIWKEYFYAFMFLSGGGPDGVKTLPLALANLAITSQYRTDYGVLFAGLVIVVLPILFVYLLVQKHLVRGITAGALKG
- a CDS encoding tryptophan-rich sensory protein — translated: MHGRRPHQHWGFLVAFLLGSFAAAAVGSLATSSGVSEWYPTLRKPAWNPPDWIFGPVWTALYIAMSVAAWRVWRVQNGIEASRTLRLFGAQLALNALWSILFFGMRRPDLALIEIVVLWSLLVVLLVRFARTDRIAGYLWAPYVAWVSFATVLNATIWRLNTP